AAAGCATTGGAGATATTTAGTTATCATAAGTTGAGAACCCTATAAAAGAGGCAAGAATCTCAGACAAGTTGTAGCAAATGTTCCTTATTCTACAAACTGATAAAGAGTTCAAGAAAAAAACCTAAACTTTGAATGGAATAAAAACAATAGTTGTCTACATACCCTTGACCGTCAAGATTCCCCTGACCGCCGCTACCTCCACTGGCATACGACCCATCGTCAGCCCCCGCCGTCTGCCAAACACTCTGCCAAGCCTGAGAAGGAGGCTGAGCATAAATACCACCGGTTGGATCGACGGCGGGCCTTCCAATCATCATCCCGCCAGGTCCAGCAGGAGCGCCAGCAGGCTGACCCATGGGAGGATAAAAATATGGCACCCCACTGGCAGTGGTACCCACCATCCCACCCAGACCAGCCTCATCCTTGATCTCGTCCCTGGGCACAATATCCACCAAGAAATCGAAAATGTCGGTCCTAGTAATAGCCGCCGCGATGTCGTTTTTCTGAAGCGTCCGTCGCTTGTTCTCCTCGGCGTGAAGCCAGGAACGGATGGTAAGCTCCAGAATGAAAAGCTCACAGGCTTTGGCGAAGAGAATAGGGGCTTCAGCGGAGATCATACGGACATCTTCGTCGGCTTTCATGATCTTCTTGATGCGAGCAAGAGGGAGCTGATGGTTCTTGAAGTCGTTGACTTGCTCAATTTCTTGGCGCTGGTAAGACCAGAACATTTGGAGCTGTTGCTGCTGCTGCTGGAGGAGGTGATGAAAAGGAGCAGGCGGAGTGGCGGCGATGGCGGCGGAGGAGGAAGGAGGAGGAGGCGTAATAGAAGTAGTGGGAGGCTGAGGAGGGTAAGAGGAGGACTGGGCTTGCTTGTTGTCGTCCATTGGATGTAGAATCAACGGCAGATGGATGAGCTTGATCAAAGGGATAGGGTGGGAGATGGCGATGCTGGTAGTGGTGGTATTTTTAAGGATCAGCTAGATTAAACTACAGCCATTTGCAGgtgattgagttttttttttaatttaaattcttTTATGTGCTTAATATTAAGAGtaagaattttattaatatttatatattaattttaaataaataaattttaattattaaatagtaATTCAGattaaaaaagaaagagaataacTGAATAAGTTCTTTGATTTaattgcttttattttattttcttggttatttattttaaatgataagtttatattaaacaaatatatatgaAAGTAGAGAAATTTTTTTGGTGGTTattgataaaatggtaattttaaaaatacagTCAACTAATAAATTGATTAATTGGATTAGCAGTAAACTAATAACACCAGGCTCAATtcgaaaatgtataataatatcgATATCATGCGATTGCTCCTCATTTATTGTAATAATATTTCGTTATAATAATTAAGTttttgagaaaattaattttatattttattttaacttttcatggtagcttttgactTATAATAGCAAT
This window of the Gossypium arboreum isolate Shixiya-1 chromosome 12, ASM2569848v2, whole genome shotgun sequence genome carries:
- the LOC108477044 gene encoding nuclear transcription factor Y subunit C-1, which produces MDDNKQAQSSSYPPQPPTTSITPPPPSSSAAIAATPPAPFHHLLQQQQQQLQMFWSYQRQEIEQVNDFKNHQLPLARIKKIMKADEDVRMISAEAPILFAKACELFILELTIRSWLHAEENKRRTLQKNDIAAAITRTDIFDFLVDIVPRDEIKDEAGLGGMVGTTASGVPYFYPPMGQPAGAPAGPGGMMIGRPAVDPTGGIYAQPPSQAWQSVWQTAGADDGSYASGGSGGQGNLDGQG